One window from the genome of Glycine soja cultivar W05 chromosome 12, ASM419377v2, whole genome shotgun sequence encodes:
- the LOC114380166 gene encoding uncharacterized protein LOC114380166 isoform X4 produces the protein MSDEGERTCPLCAEEMDLTDQQLKPCKCGYEICVWCWHHIMDMAEKDDTEGRCPACRSPYDKEKIVGTAANCERLVNGINMEKKMKTQKAKSKSSDGRKQLSSVRVIQRNLVYIVGLPLNLADEDLLQRREYFAQYGKVLKVSMSRTAAGVIQQFPNDTCSVYITYSKEEEAVCCIQNVHGFVLEGRPLRACFGTTKYCHAWLRNVPCSNPDCLYLHEIGSQEDSFTKDEIISAYTSRVQQITGATNNMQRRSGNVLPPPLDDNMNSSSVKPIVKNSSCNFVNIVRGSPPNGIYGKNMALPASAAWGTQASNCQPPAGGLSYPNGPSKPKPDTGCSTLAFSAAVTGSIQASDVTKRPPSSDGCHSMTPTVKSELLKPVKQYNNSVGSLVSAGEKTSASDVSPVLVNLNSQLSSLPLSRDSDGNCTTANTIYSTNMTGQSCNSGPEEAMTATNEEIQNLSNELSSINIDRNAEHCGITKPNSPPTDHALVKSPQIQGSKYNVDRFRDVITTNVTGKATLNNVACNSREQCDWKLDSQSLVSDTAEIDDDVTSFDNQRLKDPEVVCRSYLPKSTSFLHASNHSSPCLLQHGELCTAINAGSVSADDRVQNESMLHASNILCNGHPEKLVSSSSYGLLHDERNGHIIQRLVGDDVNFGHDVARDKGESSIISNILSMNFDTWDDSLTSPHNLAKLLGDNTDNRSGPLNKSSSWKGNGNNQSRFSFARQEESKIQMFDAHASYGVSHQRPNHTVFQNFAERDLYMDKLGIANGFSTGNFEEADNLVSGHPIASSNKFSAISRAQVSAPPGFSIPSRLPPPGFSSHERVEQAFDSISGNSLLDHSSLLRNSYQTPSAGNLGSAGDIEFMDPAILAVGKGRLQGALNSPALDIRSNFMPQLNYFENDARLQLLMQRSLAPQQNLRFSEIGNTFSQLGDSYAVSSRLDQSQVSNLGPFQQLSLQQSTNAVLSNGQWDGWNEVQSGNGLGVAELLRNERLGFNKFYSGYDDSKFRMPNSGDLYNRTFGM, from the exons ATGAGTGACGAAGGAGAAAGAACTTGTCCTCTCTGTGCTGAAGAGATGGATTTGACAGATCAGCAGTTGAAACCTTGCAAATGCGGTTATGAG ATCTGTGTCTGGTGCTGGCACCACATAATGGACATGGCTGAGAAGGATGACACTGAGGGGCGATGCCCTGCATGTCGTTCTCCTTATGATAAGGAAAAGATTGTTGGGACGGCTGCAAACTGTGAGAG ATTGGTGAATGGAATTAATAtggagaaaaagatgaagactCAGAAAGCGAAGTCTAAATCATCTGATGGGCGCAAGCAGCTCAGCAGTGTGCGAGTGATTCAGAGGAACCTTGTTTACATAGTTGGGTTGCCTCTCAATCTTGCAGATGAAGAT CTTCTTCAGCGGAGAGAGTATTTTGCTCAGTATGGGAAGGTCTTAAAAGTGTCAATGTCTCGAACAGCAGCTGGTGTAATTCAACAGTTTCCGAATGATACTTGTAGTGT ATATATAACTTATTCAAAGGAAGAGGAAGCGGTTTGTTGTATTCAAAATGTACATGGATTTGTTTTGGAGGGTAGACCTTTAAG GGCTTGTTTTGGAACCACAAAATATTGTCATGCATGGCTCCGAAATGTG CCTTGCAGCAATCCGGATTGTCTATATTTGCATGAGATTGGCTCCCAAGAAGATAGTTTTACCAAGGATGAAATAATTTCAGCATACACTAG TCGAGTTCAACAAATCACTGGTGCCACAAACAATATGCAACGGCGGTCAGGGAATGTATTACCTCCTCCACTGGATGATAATATGAATAGTTCATCTGTAAAGCCTATTGTTAAAAATTCTTCTTGT AACTTTGTTAACATTGTAAGAGGTTCACCTCCAAATGGAATATATGGGAAAAATATGGCCCTTCCTGCTAGTGCTGCATG GGGTACTCAGGCCTCAAATTGTCAGCCCCCTGCTGGAGGTCTATCATATCCAAATGGGCCATCCAAGCCGAAACCTGATACAGGCTGCAGCACACTAGCATTTTCTGCAGCTGTTACAGGCTCAATTCAGGCTTCTGATGTTACAAAGAGGCCACCATCAAGTGATGGGTGCCATAGTATGACACCTACAGTGAAAAGTGAATTGTTGAAACCTGTTAAACAATATAACAATAGCGTGGGCAGTCTGGTTAGTGCAGGAGAAAAAACTTCAGCTTCTGATGTTTCTCCTGTGCTCGTGAATTTGAACAGCCAGTTGTCTTCTCTACCGTTGTCCCGAGATAGTGATGGCAATTGTACTACAGCAAACACAATATATTCTACTAACATGACTGGACAGTCTTGTAACTCTGGTCCTGAGGAAGCAATGACTGCTACCAATGAAGAGATTCAGAATTTGTCCAATGAGTTGTCCTCAATTAACATTGATAGAAATGCCGAACATTGCGGTATAACCAAACCTAATAGCCCGCCTACTGATCATGCATTGGTTAAATCCCCTCAAATTCAAGGATCAAAATATAATGTTGACAGATTTAGAGATGTGATAACTACAAATGTGACTGGTAAAGCTACCTTGAATAATGTGGCCTGTAATTCTAGGGAACAGTGTGATTGGAAATTGGATTCTCAATCTCTAGTATCAGATACTGCTGAAATTGATGATGATGTGACATCTTTTGATAATCAAAGACTCAAGGATCCAGAAGTTGTTTGCCGTTCTTATTTGCCAAAGTCAACCAGTTTCCTTCATGCATCAAACCATTCTAGCCCTTGTCTTCTGCAGCATGGGGAACTTTGTACTGCCATAAATGCAGGTTCTGTATCTGCTGATGATAGAGTTCAAAATGAATCTATGTTACATGCATCCAATATATTATGTAATGGCCACCCGGAAAAATTGGTCAGCAGCAGCTCCTATGGTCTGCTTCACGATGAAAGAAATGGGCATATCATTCAAAGATTAGTCGGTGATGATGTTAATTTTGGGCATGATGTTGCTAGGGATAAGGGTGAAAGTAgtataatttcaaatatattgtCCATGAATTTTGATACCTGGGATGACTCACTAACATCACCTCATAATTTAGCTAAGTTGTTGGGTGACAATACTGATAACCGGTCTGGTCCTTTAAACAAATCTAGTTCTTGGAAAGGTAATGGTAACAATCAATCAAGGTTCTCTTTTGCGAGGCAAGAGGAATCCAAAATCCAAATGTTTGATGCACATGCATCTTATGGTGTCAGCCATCAACGGCCAAACCATACAGTCTTCCAGAATTTTGCAGAAAGAGACTTGTATATGGATAAGTTGGGCATTGCAAATGGATTTTCTACCGGTAACTTTGAGGAAGCTGATAATTTGGTCAGTGGTCATCCCATTGCATCTTCTAATAAGTTTTCTG CCATTTCAAGAGCACAAGTTTCAGCCCCACCAGGATTTTCCATTCCAAGCAGGCTGCCACCACCTGGGTTTTCTTCCCATGAGAGAGTGGAGCAGGCTTTTGACTCCATTTCTG GGAATTCTTTGCTTGACCATTCTTCCCTATTGAGAAATTCATATCAGACACCTTCAGCTGGAAACCTTGGTAGTGCAGGGGACATTGAATTTATGGACCCTGCTATTTTGGCAGTTGGCAAAGGGAGACTTCAAGGTGCACTGAACAGCCCGGCACTGGACATTCGATCTAATTTCATGCCACAATTAAATTACTTCGAAAATGATGCCAGACTACAATTATTGATGCAAAGATCTCTCGCACCACAGCAAAACCTTAGATTTTCTGAAATTGGGAATACTTTTTCTCAACTTGGCGATTCCTATGCTGTTTCTTCAAGGTTAGATCAATCCCAAGTCAGTAATCTAGGCCCATTCCAACAGCTATCTCTGCAGCAGTCTACAAATGCAGTCTTGTCAAATGGGCAATGGGATGGGTGGAATGAGGTGCAGAGTGGAAATGGTTTGGGTGTGGCTGAGCTTTTGAGAAATGAAAGACTtggattcaataaattttattcaggATATGATGATTCAAAATTTCGGATGCCAAATTCTGGGGATCTTTACAACAGAACATTTGGGATGTGA
- the LOC114380166 gene encoding uncharacterized protein LOC114380166 isoform X3 has product MSDEGERTCPLCAEEMDLTDQQLKPCKCGYEICVWCWHHIMDMAEKDDTEGRCPACRSPYDKEKIVGTAANCERLVNGINMEKKMKTQKAKSKSSDGRKQLSSVRVIQRNLVYIVGLPLNLADEDLLQRREYFAQYGKVLKVSMSRTAAGVIQQFPNDTCSVYITYSKEEEAVCCIQNVHGFVLEGRPLRACFGTTKYCHAWLRNVPCSNPDCLYLHEIGSQEDSFTKDEIISAYTRSRVQQITGATNNMQRRSGNVLPPPLDDNMNSSSVKPIVKNSSCNFVNIVRGSPPNGIYGKNMALPASAAWGTQASNCQPPAGGLSYPNGPSKPKPDTGCSTLAFSAAVTGSIQASDVTKRPPSSDGCHSMTPTVKSELLKPVKQYNNSVGSLVSAGEKTSASDVSPVLVNLNSQLSSLPLSRDSDGNCTTANTIYSTNMTGQSCNSGPEEAMTATNEEIQNLSNELSSINIDRNAEHCGITKPNSPPTDHALVKSPQIQGSKYNVDRFRDVITTNVTGKATLNNVACNSREQCDWKLDSQSLVSDTAEIDDDVTSFDNQRLKDPEVVCRSYLPKSTSFLHASNHSSPCLLQHGELCTAINAGSVSADDRVQNESMLHASNILCNGHPEKLVSSSSYGLLHDERNGHIIQRLVGDDVNFGHDVARDKGESSIISNILSMNFDTWDDSLTSPHNLAKLLGDNTDNRSGPLNKSSSWKGNGNNQSRFSFARQEESKIQMFDAHASYGVSHQRPNHTVFQNFAERDLYMDKLGIANGFSTGNFEEADNLVSGHPIASSNKFSAISRAQVSAPPGFSIPSRLPPPGFSSHERVEQAFDSISGNSLLDHSSLLRNSYQTPSAGNLGSAGDIEFMDPAILAVGKGRLQGALNSPALDIRSNFMPQLNYFENDARLQLLMQRSLAPQQNLRFSEIGNTFSQLGDSYAVSSRLDQSQVSNLGPFQQLSLQQSTNAVLSNGQWDGWNEVQSGNGLGVAELLRNERLGFNKFYSGYDDSKFRMPNSGDLYNRTFGM; this is encoded by the exons ATGAGTGACGAAGGAGAAAGAACTTGTCCTCTCTGTGCTGAAGAGATGGATTTGACAGATCAGCAGTTGAAACCTTGCAAATGCGGTTATGAG ATCTGTGTCTGGTGCTGGCACCACATAATGGACATGGCTGAGAAGGATGACACTGAGGGGCGATGCCCTGCATGTCGTTCTCCTTATGATAAGGAAAAGATTGTTGGGACGGCTGCAAACTGTGAGAG ATTGGTGAATGGAATTAATAtggagaaaaagatgaagactCAGAAAGCGAAGTCTAAATCATCTGATGGGCGCAAGCAGCTCAGCAGTGTGCGAGTGATTCAGAGGAACCTTGTTTACATAGTTGGGTTGCCTCTCAATCTTGCAGATGAAGAT CTTCTTCAGCGGAGAGAGTATTTTGCTCAGTATGGGAAGGTCTTAAAAGTGTCAATGTCTCGAACAGCAGCTGGTGTAATTCAACAGTTTCCGAATGATACTTGTAGTGT ATATATAACTTATTCAAAGGAAGAGGAAGCGGTTTGTTGTATTCAAAATGTACATGGATTTGTTTTGGAGGGTAGACCTTTAAG GGCTTGTTTTGGAACCACAAAATATTGTCATGCATGGCTCCGAAATGTG CCTTGCAGCAATCCGGATTGTCTATATTTGCATGAGATTGGCTCCCAAGAAGATAGTTTTACCAAGGATGAAATAATTTCAGCATACACTAG AAGTCGAGTTCAACAAATCACTGGTGCCACAAACAATATGCAACGGCGGTCAGGGAATGTATTACCTCCTCCACTGGATGATAATATGAATAGTTCATCTGTAAAGCCTATTGTTAAAAATTCTTCTTGT AACTTTGTTAACATTGTAAGAGGTTCACCTCCAAATGGAATATATGGGAAAAATATGGCCCTTCCTGCTAGTGCTGCATG GGGTACTCAGGCCTCAAATTGTCAGCCCCCTGCTGGAGGTCTATCATATCCAAATGGGCCATCCAAGCCGAAACCTGATACAGGCTGCAGCACACTAGCATTTTCTGCAGCTGTTACAGGCTCAATTCAGGCTTCTGATGTTACAAAGAGGCCACCATCAAGTGATGGGTGCCATAGTATGACACCTACAGTGAAAAGTGAATTGTTGAAACCTGTTAAACAATATAACAATAGCGTGGGCAGTCTGGTTAGTGCAGGAGAAAAAACTTCAGCTTCTGATGTTTCTCCTGTGCTCGTGAATTTGAACAGCCAGTTGTCTTCTCTACCGTTGTCCCGAGATAGTGATGGCAATTGTACTACAGCAAACACAATATATTCTACTAACATGACTGGACAGTCTTGTAACTCTGGTCCTGAGGAAGCAATGACTGCTACCAATGAAGAGATTCAGAATTTGTCCAATGAGTTGTCCTCAATTAACATTGATAGAAATGCCGAACATTGCGGTATAACCAAACCTAATAGCCCGCCTACTGATCATGCATTGGTTAAATCCCCTCAAATTCAAGGATCAAAATATAATGTTGACAGATTTAGAGATGTGATAACTACAAATGTGACTGGTAAAGCTACCTTGAATAATGTGGCCTGTAATTCTAGGGAACAGTGTGATTGGAAATTGGATTCTCAATCTCTAGTATCAGATACTGCTGAAATTGATGATGATGTGACATCTTTTGATAATCAAAGACTCAAGGATCCAGAAGTTGTTTGCCGTTCTTATTTGCCAAAGTCAACCAGTTTCCTTCATGCATCAAACCATTCTAGCCCTTGTCTTCTGCAGCATGGGGAACTTTGTACTGCCATAAATGCAGGTTCTGTATCTGCTGATGATAGAGTTCAAAATGAATCTATGTTACATGCATCCAATATATTATGTAATGGCCACCCGGAAAAATTGGTCAGCAGCAGCTCCTATGGTCTGCTTCACGATGAAAGAAATGGGCATATCATTCAAAGATTAGTCGGTGATGATGTTAATTTTGGGCATGATGTTGCTAGGGATAAGGGTGAAAGTAgtataatttcaaatatattgtCCATGAATTTTGATACCTGGGATGACTCACTAACATCACCTCATAATTTAGCTAAGTTGTTGGGTGACAATACTGATAACCGGTCTGGTCCTTTAAACAAATCTAGTTCTTGGAAAGGTAATGGTAACAATCAATCAAGGTTCTCTTTTGCGAGGCAAGAGGAATCCAAAATCCAAATGTTTGATGCACATGCATCTTATGGTGTCAGCCATCAACGGCCAAACCATACAGTCTTCCAGAATTTTGCAGAAAGAGACTTGTATATGGATAAGTTGGGCATTGCAAATGGATTTTCTACCGGTAACTTTGAGGAAGCTGATAATTTGGTCAGTGGTCATCCCATTGCATCTTCTAATAAGTTTTCTG CCATTTCAAGAGCACAAGTTTCAGCCCCACCAGGATTTTCCATTCCAAGCAGGCTGCCACCACCTGGGTTTTCTTCCCATGAGAGAGTGGAGCAGGCTTTTGACTCCATTTCTG GGAATTCTTTGCTTGACCATTCTTCCCTATTGAGAAATTCATATCAGACACCTTCAGCTGGAAACCTTGGTAGTGCAGGGGACATTGAATTTATGGACCCTGCTATTTTGGCAGTTGGCAAAGGGAGACTTCAAGGTGCACTGAACAGCCCGGCACTGGACATTCGATCTAATTTCATGCCACAATTAAATTACTTCGAAAATGATGCCAGACTACAATTATTGATGCAAAGATCTCTCGCACCACAGCAAAACCTTAGATTTTCTGAAATTGGGAATACTTTTTCTCAACTTGGCGATTCCTATGCTGTTTCTTCAAGGTTAGATCAATCCCAAGTCAGTAATCTAGGCCCATTCCAACAGCTATCTCTGCAGCAGTCTACAAATGCAGTCTTGTCAAATGGGCAATGGGATGGGTGGAATGAGGTGCAGAGTGGAAATGGTTTGGGTGTGGCTGAGCTTTTGAGAAATGAAAGACTtggattcaataaattttattcaggATATGATGATTCAAAATTTCGGATGCCAAATTCTGGGGATCTTTACAACAGAACATTTGGGATGTGA
- the LOC114380166 gene encoding uncharacterized protein LOC114380166 isoform X2 yields the protein MSDEGERTCPLCAEEMDLTDQQLKPCKCGYEICVWCWHHIMDMAEKDDTEGRCPACRSPYDKEKIVGTAANCERLVNGINMEKKMKTQKAKSKSSDGRKQLSSVRVIQRNLVYIVGLPLNLADEDLLQRREYFAQYGKVLKVSMSRTAAGVIQQFPNDTCSVYITYSKEEEAVCCIQNVHGFVLEGRPLRACFGTTKYCHAWLRNVPCSNPDCLYLHEIGSQEDSFTKDEIISAYTSRVQQITGATNNMQRRSGNVLPPPLDDNMNSSSVKPIVKNSSCNFVNIVRGSPPNGIYGKNMALPASAAWGTQASNCQPPAGGLSYPNGPSKPKPDTGCSTLAFSAAVTGSIQASDVTKRPPSSDGCHSMTPTVKSELLKPVKQYNNSVGSLVSAGEKTSASDVSPVLVNLNSQLSSLPLSRDSDGNCTTANTIYSTNMTGQSCNSGPEEAMTATNEEIQNLSNELSSINIDRNAEHCGITKPNSPPTDHALVKSPQIQGSKYNVDRFRDVITTNVTGKATLNNVACNSREQCDWKLDSQSLVSDTAEIDDDVTSFDNQRLKDPEVVCRSYLPKSTSFLHASNHSSPCLLQHGELCTAINAGSVSADDRVQNESMLHASNILCNGHPEKLVSSSSYGLLHDERNGHIIQRLVGDDVNFGHDVARDKGESSIISNILSMNFDTWDDSLTSPHNLAKLLGDNTDNRSGPLNKSSSWKGNGNNQSRFSFARQEESKIQMFDAHASYGVSHQRPNHTVFQNFAERDLYMDKLGIANGFSTGNFEEADNLVSGHPIASSNKFSAISRAQVSAPPGFSIPSRLPPPGFSSHERVEQAFDSISVLLTGNSLLDHSSLLRNSYQTPSAGNLGSAGDIEFMDPAILAVGKGRLQGALNSPALDIRSNFMPQLNYFENDARLQLLMQRSLAPQQNLRFSEIGNTFSQLGDSYAVSSRLDQSQVSNLGPFQQLSLQQSTNAVLSNGQWDGWNEVQSGNGLGVAELLRNERLGFNKFYSGYDDSKFRMPNSGDLYNRTFGM from the exons ATGAGTGACGAAGGAGAAAGAACTTGTCCTCTCTGTGCTGAAGAGATGGATTTGACAGATCAGCAGTTGAAACCTTGCAAATGCGGTTATGAG ATCTGTGTCTGGTGCTGGCACCACATAATGGACATGGCTGAGAAGGATGACACTGAGGGGCGATGCCCTGCATGTCGTTCTCCTTATGATAAGGAAAAGATTGTTGGGACGGCTGCAAACTGTGAGAG ATTGGTGAATGGAATTAATAtggagaaaaagatgaagactCAGAAAGCGAAGTCTAAATCATCTGATGGGCGCAAGCAGCTCAGCAGTGTGCGAGTGATTCAGAGGAACCTTGTTTACATAGTTGGGTTGCCTCTCAATCTTGCAGATGAAGAT CTTCTTCAGCGGAGAGAGTATTTTGCTCAGTATGGGAAGGTCTTAAAAGTGTCAATGTCTCGAACAGCAGCTGGTGTAATTCAACAGTTTCCGAATGATACTTGTAGTGT ATATATAACTTATTCAAAGGAAGAGGAAGCGGTTTGTTGTATTCAAAATGTACATGGATTTGTTTTGGAGGGTAGACCTTTAAG GGCTTGTTTTGGAACCACAAAATATTGTCATGCATGGCTCCGAAATGTG CCTTGCAGCAATCCGGATTGTCTATATTTGCATGAGATTGGCTCCCAAGAAGATAGTTTTACCAAGGATGAAATAATTTCAGCATACACTAG TCGAGTTCAACAAATCACTGGTGCCACAAACAATATGCAACGGCGGTCAGGGAATGTATTACCTCCTCCACTGGATGATAATATGAATAGTTCATCTGTAAAGCCTATTGTTAAAAATTCTTCTTGT AACTTTGTTAACATTGTAAGAGGTTCACCTCCAAATGGAATATATGGGAAAAATATGGCCCTTCCTGCTAGTGCTGCATG GGGTACTCAGGCCTCAAATTGTCAGCCCCCTGCTGGAGGTCTATCATATCCAAATGGGCCATCCAAGCCGAAACCTGATACAGGCTGCAGCACACTAGCATTTTCTGCAGCTGTTACAGGCTCAATTCAGGCTTCTGATGTTACAAAGAGGCCACCATCAAGTGATGGGTGCCATAGTATGACACCTACAGTGAAAAGTGAATTGTTGAAACCTGTTAAACAATATAACAATAGCGTGGGCAGTCTGGTTAGTGCAGGAGAAAAAACTTCAGCTTCTGATGTTTCTCCTGTGCTCGTGAATTTGAACAGCCAGTTGTCTTCTCTACCGTTGTCCCGAGATAGTGATGGCAATTGTACTACAGCAAACACAATATATTCTACTAACATGACTGGACAGTCTTGTAACTCTGGTCCTGAGGAAGCAATGACTGCTACCAATGAAGAGATTCAGAATTTGTCCAATGAGTTGTCCTCAATTAACATTGATAGAAATGCCGAACATTGCGGTATAACCAAACCTAATAGCCCGCCTACTGATCATGCATTGGTTAAATCCCCTCAAATTCAAGGATCAAAATATAATGTTGACAGATTTAGAGATGTGATAACTACAAATGTGACTGGTAAAGCTACCTTGAATAATGTGGCCTGTAATTCTAGGGAACAGTGTGATTGGAAATTGGATTCTCAATCTCTAGTATCAGATACTGCTGAAATTGATGATGATGTGACATCTTTTGATAATCAAAGACTCAAGGATCCAGAAGTTGTTTGCCGTTCTTATTTGCCAAAGTCAACCAGTTTCCTTCATGCATCAAACCATTCTAGCCCTTGTCTTCTGCAGCATGGGGAACTTTGTACTGCCATAAATGCAGGTTCTGTATCTGCTGATGATAGAGTTCAAAATGAATCTATGTTACATGCATCCAATATATTATGTAATGGCCACCCGGAAAAATTGGTCAGCAGCAGCTCCTATGGTCTGCTTCACGATGAAAGAAATGGGCATATCATTCAAAGATTAGTCGGTGATGATGTTAATTTTGGGCATGATGTTGCTAGGGATAAGGGTGAAAGTAgtataatttcaaatatattgtCCATGAATTTTGATACCTGGGATGACTCACTAACATCACCTCATAATTTAGCTAAGTTGTTGGGTGACAATACTGATAACCGGTCTGGTCCTTTAAACAAATCTAGTTCTTGGAAAGGTAATGGTAACAATCAATCAAGGTTCTCTTTTGCGAGGCAAGAGGAATCCAAAATCCAAATGTTTGATGCACATGCATCTTATGGTGTCAGCCATCAACGGCCAAACCATACAGTCTTCCAGAATTTTGCAGAAAGAGACTTGTATATGGATAAGTTGGGCATTGCAAATGGATTTTCTACCGGTAACTTTGAGGAAGCTGATAATTTGGTCAGTGGTCATCCCATTGCATCTTCTAATAAGTTTTCTG CCATTTCAAGAGCACAAGTTTCAGCCCCACCAGGATTTTCCATTCCAAGCAGGCTGCCACCACCTGGGTTTTCTTCCCATGAGAGAGTGGAGCAGGCTTTTGACTCCATTTCTG TCCTTTTGACAGGGAATTCTTTGCTTGACCATTCTTCCCTATTGAGAAATTCATATCAGACACCTTCAGCTGGAAACCTTGGTAGTGCAGGGGACATTGAATTTATGGACCCTGCTATTTTGGCAGTTGGCAAAGGGAGACTTCAAGGTGCACTGAACAGCCCGGCACTGGACATTCGATCTAATTTCATGCCACAATTAAATTACTTCGAAAATGATGCCAGACTACAATTATTGATGCAAAGATCTCTCGCACCACAGCAAAACCTTAGATTTTCTGAAATTGGGAATACTTTTTCTCAACTTGGCGATTCCTATGCTGTTTCTTCAAGGTTAGATCAATCCCAAGTCAGTAATCTAGGCCCATTCCAACAGCTATCTCTGCAGCAGTCTACAAATGCAGTCTTGTCAAATGGGCAATGGGATGGGTGGAATGAGGTGCAGAGTGGAAATGGTTTGGGTGTGGCTGAGCTTTTGAGAAATGAAAGACTtggattcaataaattttattcaggATATGATGATTCAAAATTTCGGATGCCAAATTCTGGGGATCTTTACAACAGAACATTTGGGATGTGA